TATGCTGGAATAATATCACCAATTATACAATTactaaggaaaaaaatatgaatctTGTAGGTGTTTTCCTggtaaaaaaaatcaagaaattttcgAGGACAAGTTGATAACAACCCGTCCCTCTACCTTTCTCTACTTAAATGTATACCACACTTTCATATGCGATATGATTTGAACTAGTGACGTGTGTCAATCTACACATCAGGCAATGCACTCTCTTACTACTAGACCAAAGAGGCAAAACTTGGAGGTGTTATTCTAATGCTTTTAATTGTGttggtttttttatttatttatatttttttattttttttgaaattttcagaTAGGATTGCTATGGAAAATTGCAAGGGGGTAGTGGTTATTTCAGCAATATTCAATGACCATGACAAAATCAGGCAACCAAAGGGACTAGGTAAAGAGACACCCTACTCAGTATGCTTTTACATGTTTGTAGATGATGTGACACTCAAGGGACTTCAATATCACAACTTAATTTCAACAACATCATTAGAGGAGAATTCAGTGGGAGTGTGGAGAATTGTGATggttgaaaaagaaaatttgtaTGAGAATTCAGCAATGAATGGAGTTATTCCCAAATATTTGGTTCATAGGCTATTCCCAAATTCGAAATATAGCATTTGGATAGATGCCAAAATGCAACTAGTTGTTGATCCATTCTTGTTGATTCACTCACTTGTTGTTATGGAAGATGTTGATATGGCTATTTCAAGACATCCTTTTTATgtccatacaatggaagaagcCATGGCAACTGCTAGATGGAAGAAATGGTGGGATGTTGATGGATTGAAGAAACAAATGGAAACATATTGTGATAATGGCTTGCAACCATGGACTCCAGAAAAGCCTTACCCTTCAGgtaatgagtttttttttctctcttcaaGAAATGAAATAGCTACGTAGTTGTAGTATTGCTTTTGTAGTTTCTTGTCctttgatttctgttattatctattattttttatactttaaTTATCGTAATATTTTGCTTTGTTAAGTTTTCACTTCCGTTACTTTTTTTTCTGGACTACTTTgagttatttttttgttaagttgaggatctatcggaaacaacctctacATTTGAGATAAGGTAAGGTCTGAGTACATCGTACCCTCCTCAGAACCCTACTTTGTGAGActatactgggtatgttgtaGTTGTTGAAATGAAATAGCTACTCCAAATGTTGCGTACAACACCCTTCTTGGATTCTATTTGTGAGATTAcattgaatatgttgttgttattgctgcATGTATTAAAAAGAGGAGTACTTTTCAATTTGAAAAcaattcaacttcaaatttcATTATTATATATTCCTCATGACATGTTTTTATAGTCATACGAAAATTTTATGGTATGTTTAACAtcacaaaatttcaaaataacttctttcttaaattttgtgttaTTAAATAcaatcacataaattgaaactgAGCAAGTAAAGATGTACAAATTTTCACTATTTGTTCAAGCTAAGTCCGGGATGTCCTTAATGAGGATTACAAGTGGGAAATTTGAATAATACATATATTTGGAAAAGCATGACTTGTCTGTGAAAGCATGAGTTGTCTGTGATACTTGGAGTTATATAACATTAAATAAGACATATTCGTCGTCTCcaacaagaaaaagggaaagtaaataaaatattcttcttAGGTGAATatccataatttttatttaattaaagtcAGTTTCACGTATTGAAATAGTTAATCCACTTTTAAGAAATAAGGTTTATGTTTAGTGAAGGAGTTTCTAGAAGGAAACAAAAAGTTTGCGGTGTATTATATGTGAAGTACAATGAATTGTCACATTATGAGCAAAATATCAACAGCAATGATTTTTTGAATAGATACACTGATTACTgtcacttttctttcttttgaagatagtTTAATGGTAGGGCCACCTCGTAAGCTCTAACctaatttttctctttctcatAGTCACTATTCGAAAAGTTTGATGAATTTTCTATTTAGATTGCTTCTTCGAGGGTATTCCTAATAAAAAATGTCTTATCCTGATCATTGTaccaagaaaaaattattttagtgCGTCAAGATGtaatttaataattaatgaagtgaattaaaaattatgaaatctcacgttcaaattcaaattaaaatattaaatgataTCTTAATTTTCATTTGTCCTATTCATGGTGAATTGAGTTACACGATACCCGTTGATTGAAACTGACATGTATGTTGTGGAATTAGTCACAATTCATGCAAGTTAGCTCGGACATTAtagtaataaaagaaaagtcatagtttaatcatgattcttATCTAAAGCTAAATTCTTTATAGTGTATATCTTACTTTATTGCAAGTTAATCTTTATTGAAATTTTCCTAGCCAATTTTAATGGAAAACCTTCTTTTATGtttatggtttttatttttCCCATGGTCCCTGCAGATGTACCAGATAGTGCAATAATCTTGAGAAAACATAGTGTGGCAACCAATTTATTCTCGTGCCTCTTATTTAATGAACTTGAAGGATTTAATCCAAGGGACCAATTACCCTTTGCATATGTGAGGGACTTGATGGACCCAAAACTGAAGTTGAACATGTTTGATGTTGAAGTATTTGAACAAGTGGCAGTTGAGTATAGGCACAGCCTTAAAAATGATGGGGTCACTAACCCAAAAGTGATCCCCAAAAAGACAAAGAGGGCAAGCTCTAAATTCCTTGTGAATGGGACTAGTAGCAAGTGTGATAGCTACCTTTTGAAAATGTGGGGTGAATCCCAAGAttgatttcataaatatttaaagaGTTTATTTTGTATACATTGATATtgttttaagaatttttttaatgttaaagttagaTAGGGTTTGACcataaattttgaaagtttATCTTCAAATATTGACTTAGCCATGCAATCTGATGTGGTTTTAAGAATTCGagcttcaaatatttttaaattcacAAAAAATGGGTCAGACTAGTTTTGAGCCagtttatatatttttggaattcgcgctaacaattttttttcaaaaaacttcACGTGGAATGCTTGTTTAACTAGAACTTCAAATTTCGAAAATCACCACTTAAGAAACTCATAGTTTCAACTCTCAACTTCAAAATTAATGGCTAAACAGGAGATAGTCTTTCCCTCTGTTTTATATTACTTTGACCTTATACTAAtagcatatttttcttttttacttatcTATTTTAAcaaattcaaagaaatttatcattttcttttaatactatcctaaaaattaaataactacACAAAGCACTATTCCTTCATCTCAAAATACTTGTTATTCTTACTAAAACTATTCATCTCAAAATACTTGTCATTTTAGAAGttcaaaacaaaattatttatatatttccaTTTTACCCTTAGTATTAGTTGTTCTTGAAAAATACAAACACCTCAattattaccaaaaaaaaaagtatatatacAATGAATAGATGAAAaacttaattaatatataaagtATTATGTAAAATACTCctcctaattaatattttgttagcaTATAAATGAAAAATGCGACAAGTAGTTTTTGGAAAGGGGGAGTagttatcaaattaaaatttttgaagtataattaaTATGGTTAATTTAGTAAATTAACATTGTAACGACTAAATTTTCGTacctaaaaaatattaatcaagACAAGAAAAATTGGGATAAGTAATAATATTTAATGATAATAATTTGTGTAGCTCACCACTTGAAGACGAAGATTGCTTTGTATGAGAAAGACGAAGATTGTTTTGAATGCGAAAGACGAAGCCTTTCTTTGCATCCGTACCAGGCCAAGTTTACATTAGAATGATTATGCCTCTACATGAAAACTACATGAAATGATCTCATTGTCATATGGAGTTATAATACAACTTTGGTATTTGAATATTGATGAAGAAAAAACTAATTGATGCATGAAACTCATCcccaaaattaaagaaaaagagtTGCACCTTTTTGATTGTTCAAATTCAAGTAACATGAACTTTAAAGTCACATTTCAAGCATAGTTGTCGAAAACAAGTTGAAGGAAGTTTTGTGCGAagacacacacaaaaaagagtCTTCACGGGTACTTCAAGACTCATCTACATTTCGGCGAGCTACACCTCAACAAACCGTCATGTAGGAAAATTTATCATACAAAGAAGTCTTCCCATGAAGAGCATGAGCTTGGGTGTATTTTGGTCTTCAATTAATTTTAACAAATCTTGGGTTTAAAGAGTGTGAGTTAGGTTCATCATGTCAACTTAATAGATTAGTCCAAATGCAATTGGACTTTATTTAAGTCATAaaatattgtggaattttcataaatatagTCCTAAAGCTTAATAGGTCGAAATAGCTACAGGTTAGGTAATTACATTCCGTAACTGTAGCTATAACAactgtttgtataattcgcatatccgtttgtataattcgctagcAATATACAAATAGggtaagtatatacaaattctgtatatatgcattttagaaatttttcagaacttatacaaatcaaatgtatcaatattataattatatacacaAATTTTGGATTTATTCAATTAGGTAATTCAGAATTTATacaaacaaattcaaaatttatacaattgggaacttaattatacaaattctgGATAACTATAgctatttatattaattactgAAAAAGATTAGTGGCGAGTAGTAATTAATTTAAActataactatgtatattaattaactagtatatattttttagtcTGTCATTTTTCCTAAAATATTAACTTAAACATTAATCCAATCTTATTAACCAATTTTTTGACTTGATAAAcatatcataaaatttaaaatttaattcacAATTTAAAATACATGAATTTATcctataaaattttaatgtcTACAAACCAGGGCCAACTCTATGGCCAAACAAGTAAGGCATATGCCTAAAGTTCCAATTTCACCCCCAACCTCAGCTGCGCAATATTTACCATATTTATGTGTTAATTTCTTATTAGAGAAAATTGATTATTGATGATTaaaagtataatatttttttaatatacatttatattattttattttctttaatcctTTTTCtgataagaaaaaaatcaagaaactgTTATGTAATACCTCAGAAGTCCCTAAGTACAGATCATGTTTAGAACAATTCAGAAAAACTGAAGTATACAAAATTTTGGATATTACGAGACAAGTTTATGGGTCGTAAAAGAAAGTACGACTCGTAGAAGCCATCCGTACATGAACTATAGAAATCATAAAAATTGAGTTTGAGATTTACGAGTCAGGTTTATGGCTCGTAAACCCTTTTACTGGGCGTATACAGGGTTTCTAAGATCGACTTTAGAGACTTAAAAATTTACCTTGAATAGAACGAGTGGGATTTTCAGATCTTACATGGTTTTACGGGTCGTAGTTGGTACTCGTaaatcaaacttcaaaaatttgaatttttctcTGATTCTTATGAACACCTTTTATAGCTCGTAGTTTGTTCTACGAATTGTAGATGAGCCTCATAGAATCAAACTTCAGAAAGTCAGAATCTTAGCCTGATTTCTACGGACATGATTTGACGGTCCATAGATGGAGCTACGGTCTGTAGATGACCCTCGTAGATGCCTTCCGACAATATTTAATCTGGGTTATTTTGGTTTTCTCTCATTCTTTTAATCCCGATACTACgttattttggactattctaaGTGAGATTAAGTGATTCAGACCTAAACCCTCCCTTACATGCATAACCTCCCAAATTtgatttcttctctctcaagtctCCTCTCACGCAAGAACTAGGGTTCCAAGTTTCAAATATCCATTCCAAAATTCAAGCAAGTGATTTCATTCTaggtatgtgggatttcatCAATGGGTATCGCTTCACCCATTTAGTCTCAATAAAACCTCAATTCTTTATTATTCTTGCAAACCTACGATTTCTATGATCCTCATGAAATTTCATTGCAATTCAGTTGTTCTTCATTGATAATCTTTAATTACATGTTTTACTTATGATTCCATGTTTTTGAAATAGTACTTTCATGAATCCTCATTATACAAGTATTTTTATGACTTAAAATTATGATATTTCAGAAGCATGTTTTAAGATTATCAtgtttcatgattttaaatactttaagataaagtttctttcatgtattattagtattttattGGATATCGATTCATGAGATACTCAATATTATCAGTTTATCGGTATAAGTCAATATTGTCAGATAATAATTGTCTTCAATTGATTGCATATTTTTCATAAGAGttatacttagcaccgagatGATTTAGGGATGAAGGATTTCAGTCATCATCTGTGGACCTTTAGAAGCAATCCCTAATTCCTAGAAATACGTGCCACTATAGGATTATAAGAGCTTTCTGTCAGTTGATAATGTCTCCTTAGTCTTTATAGacatagcttagtggatccacattaaCTTTCAATTCTAGAAAGTAGGGATAATAAAGGACCACTTACACTGACCGAAATACTTCATCTCTAAGTCTGCTCAGTGCTAATTAGTATTCCAATGAAAGACATGCATAAAACTGATATAGTAATAATATGATGATAATGTAATTCTGATAATCTGCTAAACATAATGAATAGCtcctaaatcatgatttgaaactGATAATAATTGAAGATACTTTATTTGAAAGTATCAAAATCATGATAACTGATAAATAATCAAAGAcactttatctaaaagcatctaaaatcataaaaatctGATAATCTTAAACATGCTTATGAAATTAGATAATTctagatcatgaaaatactttTATGTTATGGATTCATGaaattatcattaaaaatatgGAATTATACTTTAAATCATTCAATTAGAGATCATATTTGAAGAATAACTGAAATTTAATATTAACTCATGAAGATCATAAAAACCCTAGTTTGAGAAAATCCATAAACTCGAGAATTTAGGGTTTCTATGGGACTCAATGGGCAGAAGGAAATCCATTGAAGAAATTGCATATATCTGGAGTAAAATCCTTGGATCAATTCC
The genomic region above belongs to Solanum dulcamara chromosome 5, daSolDulc1.2, whole genome shotgun sequence and contains:
- the LOC129889024 gene encoding alkaline ceramidase TOD1 isoform X1, whose product is MGIRASKPLFCYSKLFCISVIYLFTTLFLVLYTYLISPTNCLFRYSPNDPIQTPLFLYNSSYGEHKHALPTFRSSCNSPVYFSDRIAMENCKGVVVISAIFNDHDKIRQPKGLGKETPYSVCFYMFVDDVTLKGLQYHNLISTTSLEENSVGVWRIVMVEKENLYENSAMNGVIPKYLVHRLFPNSKYSIWIDAKMQLVVDPFLLIHSLVVMEDVDMAISRHPFYVHTMEEAMATARWKKWWDVDGLKKQMETYCDNGLQPWTPEKPYPSDVPDSAIILRKHSVATNLFSCLLFNELEGFNPRDQLPFAYVRDLMDPKLKLNMFDVEVFEQVAVEYRHSLKNDGVTNPKVIPKKTKRASSKFLVNGTSSKCDSYLLKMWGESQD
- the LOC129889024 gene encoding alkaline ceramidase TOD1 isoform X2, which codes for MGIRASKPLFCYSKLFCISVIYLFTTLFLVLYTYLISPTNCLFRYSPNDPIQTPLFLYNSSYGEHKHALPTFRSSCNSPVYFSDYWNTLKEMNEFSENSTLLGSRNMRYIQGNADSFGGNFSIKKRFSYFHRRGDDGIEVPCGFFKRFPISNFDRIAMENCKGVVVISAIFNDHDKIRQPKGLGKETPYSVCFYMFVDDVTLKGLQYHNLISTTSLEENSVGVWRIVMVEKENLYENSAMNGVIPKYLVHRLFPNSKYSIWIDAKMQLVVDPFLLIHSLVVMEDVDMAISRHPFYVHTMEEAMATARWKKWWDVDGLKKQMETYCDNGLQPWTPEKPYPSDVPDSAIILRKHSVATNLFSCLLFNELEGFNPRDQLPFAYVRDLMDPKLKLNMFDVEVFEQVAVEYRHSLKNDGVTNPKVIPKKTKRASSKFLVNGTSSKCDSYLLKMWGESQD